The genomic stretch GGCGTGCTCGACGTCGAGGGCGTCCCGGAGAGAGCCGAGGAACCGCTGGTCGCGTGCTACACGCCCGACGGCGCGGCCGTCTGTCTCGGACGGCTGGTGGGGGCGGCCGACATGGAGTCGGGGACCGTGGTGGACCTCGAACGGGTCGTGGTGTAGCTCCCGACCGGCAGCAGGGAACATTCTTTTCCACTCGGTCGGTGTAACGACCACGATGGCAGACATCGAACTTCCCGACCCGGAACTCGGACGGGCGACCATCGTCTACGAAGGTCTCGACGGCGAACAGGTGAGCACGGACGTCGACAACGAGCACATCGTCTACTTCGACGACCACTGGCAGGTCAAAACCGGCGAGGATGCCGACGGCAACGACGTCATCCGTCGGATCCCGCGCAACCGCGTCAGCTACGTCGAGCGCTCGGTCGAGGAGTTCCAGGACCGCGTCGATGCGGCGGTCGACGAGGCGAAAGACCGCCTCGACCTCGGCTAGGCCGCGTTCGGTGTGTGGTCAGTCGTCGGCGCGAGCCTGCTGGGCGTCGTCGGGCTGCGAGACGTCGATGCCACCGATGAGTTCCGTGTAGGGGTACGGCATGTCGATACCCTCGGCGTCGAAACGCTCCTTGACCGCCTGCACCCACGCCGAGAGGGCGTGGACGTACTTGCCGCGGTCGGGGTCGGCGATGTACGCGCGTGCGGTTAGCCCCACGTACGAATCCGCGAGTTCGGTGAGGATGACGTCGGGTTCGGGCTCACCTTTGAGTCCGTCGACGGTCGCCGCCTCCTGAACGATGATCTCCTTTGCCTGCTCGATGTCGTCCTCGTAGCCGATGCCGAAGGTGAACGGGATGCGGAGTTCGTCGTCAGCGACGGGGTTGGTGACGGCGTTGTCAGCGAGTTCTGAATTGGGAACCGTGATGAGTTCGTTGTCGAAGGTCTTGAGCTTCGTCACGCGCAGGCCGATGTCCTGGACGACGCCGGATTTGGTCCCGTCGCCGGAAGGCCACTCGATCCAGTCACCGATGCCGAAGGGGTCGTCCTTGAGGATGAAGACACCGGCAGCGAAGTTCGCCAGCAAGTCCTGTGCGGCGAAGCCGACCGCCAGCGAGAGCGCGCCCAACAGGGTGGCAAACGCCGCGAGAACGGTGCCGAAGCCCGCGATCGTGGCGGCGAGCGAGACCGCCGCGAACAGCGCGAGCCCACGGGCGACGGTGCCCCCGAGATTCACCACCTTCGGGTCGTAGCCGCGCGCGTCGAGGGCACCCTTCACGAGGCGGACGAGAACGAATCGTCCGACCAGATAGATGAGCACGAACGCGACGAGGAACAGGACGGCAGTGGTGGCGACGCTGATGAGTGTCTCGCCGTACTGACTCACGAACCCCTGTGGACTCGTCGGAATCCCTTGCTGTAGCGGTGGCGAACGCATTGTGCAATCCAACACCGAACTGTTTATCAAACCATCGCCTGCGCCCGCGGTTCGTCGCGCGCCGACCACACGGAAGCGAAGGGCTTAATCCACGAGCCGGCATCCATCGACACGCGGGACCGTGGGGTAGCTTGGTATCCTCGGCGCATGGGGTGCGTCGGACTCGTGTTCGAATCACGACGGTCCCACTCCCCACCTTTTGCTGCACTCAGTCGCGCTCCGCGCTCCTTCGTTGGCAAAATCTGGACCAAAAGCCTCGTCGTTCCCTGCGGTCACTCCTCGGCCCGCTCGCTCCCGCGGTCGCTCGCGGTGGAATTACTAGTGCTCTCCGCAACTGCACAGCACCACAGAAGCCCTCGCTCCCTACGGTCGCTCGTCTTTCATCCACCAGGAGCCGCACCGCCGCAGTACCGCGACCGCTACAGCCGCACCGCGACCACCACGGCACACCGCTGTCACTCGCGCTTCACACCAGGGTTCGTCACCGCACCGTTGGCCGCCGAGCCGAAGGATTCTCCATATTTCGCCAGCACGCCCGACGTGTAGTTCGGTTCGGGACGGTCGCGCTCGGCCAACCGCGATTCGATCTCCTCGTCGGTCAAGTCGACGTCGAGGCGTCGCTCCGAGACGTCGATGCTGACGGTGTCGCCGTCTTCGAGAGCGGCGATCGGACCGTCGGCGGCGGCCTCGGGCGCGATGTGACCGATGGAGAATCCGCGCGTCGCACCCGAGAAACGCCCGTCGGTTAATAGTGCCACGTCGTCGGCGTGACCCTGGCCAGCGACCGCGGAGGTCACCCCGAGCATCTCGCGCATGCCCGGCCCGCCGCGCGGCCCCTCATTGCGGATACACACGACGTCGCCCGATTTGACGTGGCCCTCCTGGACGTACTCCATTGCATCCTCCTCGCCCTCGAAGACTCGGACTGTCCCTTCCTGTCGGAGTTCGTCGTCGCTGGTGACCTTCAGGACCGCACCCTCGGGCGCGAGGTTCCCCTTCAGAATCCGAATCGCGCCCTCCTCGTCGAAGGGGTCCGAAACGGGTCGCAGGAAGTCGGCGTCGATCTCCTCGTCGGCCGGCAGGTCGAGTTCGTCCAACTCCTCGGCTATCGTGCGTCCGGTGACGGTCATCGCATCGCCGTCCATGTAGCCACCCTCGACGAGTCGGCGAATGACGACCGGGACGCCGCCGATCTCGTGGAGGTCCTCCATGACGCGCGTGCCGCCGGGCTGGAGGTTGGCAATCTTCGGCGTTCGCTGGCTGATTTCGTCGAAGGTGTCGATGTCGAGGTCGATGCCGGCTTCGGCGGCCATCGCCAGCAGGTGGAGCACGCCGTTCGTCGAGCCACCGAGAGCCACTTGGAGCGCGATGGCGTTCTCGAAACTCGCGCGCGTGAGGATATCGGATGGTTTGCGATCGGCTTCTATCGCGTCCAGGACCACCTCGCCGGCCTCGCGGGCGACCGCCTCGCGCTCGTCGCTCTCGGCGAGCGGGCTGGCGCTGCCGAGCGGCGCGAGACCGATCGCCTCGGAGATCGAGGCCATCGTGTTCGCGGTGAACATCCCGCCACAGGAGCCGGCACCCGGACAGGCGTTGCGTTCGAGGTCGTCGAGTTCGTCGCGGCTCATCTCGCCCTGTGCGTACGTACCCACGCCCTCGAAGACGTCCTGGACCGTGACATCCCGGCCCTCGTGCTCGCCAGGCAGGATGGAGCCACCGTAGCAGAATACGGTGGGGAGATCCGTCCTGATGGCGGCCATCATCATTCCGGGGAGATTCTTGTCACAGCCCGCGAGAGTGACGAGGGCGTCCATGCGCTCGCCGAAGGAGACGAGTTCGACCGAGTCGGCGATGACTTCGCGGGAAATCAACGAGGCTTTCATCCCTTCGGTACCCATCGAGATGGCGTCGCTGATGGTGATGGTGCCGAACTCGATCGGCATCCCCCCGGCCTCCTCGATGCCGTCGATGGTGCTTTCGGCCACGTGATCCAGATGGACGTTACAGGGCGTGATGTCGGCGGCGGGGTTCGCCACGCCGACCATCGGCGAGTCGAGGTCCGCGTCGTCGAAGCCCATCGCGCGGAACATCGCGCGGTGTGGGGCGCGCTCCGGGCCGTCGGTGACCTCGCGGCTGCGGAGGCGCTTTGCGGCTTCGCCGTCCTCGCGCTGGCGCTGCTGGCTCATGAGCCGACCTCGGTTGCCACGGACATAAGTGCCACCGATAGTCCGACAGCCGAGTCGAACCTGTTTTGAGGGCTGCGGTGGCAGAGGGTGACGATGAGTCCGACTGTGGCCGTCGCCCACTACCCCGAGGGGGCGGGTCACGCGACCCGGATGCTGGCGGTGGCGAGAGCGCTCGAAACCCGCGGGGCCACAGTCACGCTCGCCGGCGGCGGCCCGGGCGCGCGCTTCATCGAGCACAACGGCTACGACCAGTTCGAACCCTCACCGGTGGATTTCATCGGCGATTACCAGGGTGGGTCGCTGTTGCGCGTGCTCGCCCACAGCCTGCCCAACAGCGCGCGCAGAGTGTACGACTACGTGCGCTGGCTGCGCCACGAGCGCCCGGACGCGCTGGTGACCGACGACATGTTCGCCGCGATGGCCGCCGAGTTCGTCGACGTCCCTCTGTTCGTCTGTACGCACAACGCCGCCTCCTACTACGATGCGGTCATCGAGCAGGGGTTCACGTGGCTGCTCAACCGCCATCAGTTGTACGCCGCCGAGGCGTTTCTCTACCCCTCCATCTGGCCGCCCGACCGCGGCGACCCCGCCGGCGTGACGCCGATTCCGCCGATCGCGCTCGACGTGCCGCCGGAACGAACGGACACCGGGCGGGCGCGCGTACTGGCCGACGGTGCGAGCGTGCCCGTCGGCACGGGCGTACCCGAAACGGACCTCGCGGCCGACACACCGCCCGTGCCCGACACCGAGGTGCTGGTGGTGCCGAGCGCGTACTCGACGGGGTTCGACGCACTCGCCGAGCGGTTGCGGGCGGCGGGCCACGAGGCGACGCTCGTCGGCGATGAGGATTGGGAGTGTGTGCCGGCGCTGTTGCCCCATCTCCGTGCCGCCGAGCGCGTGGTCTGTTCGGGCTATTCGACGATCATGGAGGCCGCAGTTGCGGGCACGCCCTGTATCGTCTATCCGTTCACCGACGAACAACACGGCGTCTCGCGGGTCATCGAGCGCACAGGTCTGGAGGGTTTTCAGGTCGAGCACTCTGTCTCACATGTGGTGCGCGCGGTCGGCCAGCGACTCGAAGATCCCACCTACGAGAACGGTGCCGGACGAGCGGCGGCGACCGTGCTCGCGGGCATCGAGTAGAAAGCGACTTTCGCGCGCGGCCGTTTCGGGTGGTATGGCGCGGGTTCAGGTCACGGCCGGCGCGCGCGTCCACTTCGGTTTCGGAAACCTTTCGCTCGCGCGCGAACGGCTCTACGGCGGTCTCGGGGTCTCGCTTCGCGAACCATGGGTCCGCGTCGAGGCAGCCCCCGCGGACGAACTCCGCTGTGAAGACCCGCAGGGGAGCGAGTACGCGGCGCGCGCGCTCGACCTGCTCGACCTTCCTGGAATCTCCCTCACGATTCACGAGCGCCTGCCCGCACACGTGGGACTCGGCAGCGGCACGCAACTCGCGCTCGCCACGCTCGCGGCGGTCGCACGCGCCCACGAGCGCGAGTCACGGGTGCGAGAGCGAGCGCCACAGCTCGGTCGCGGCGGGCGCTCGGGGATCGGCTGTGCGACCTTCGAAAATGGAGGATTCGTCGTCGACGCCGGTCATCCGGCCGAGCGGTTCACGACCCAGCCGCCAGCCGCGGGCGAGTGGCGCGTTCCGCAGCCGGTCGCCCGCCACGCACTCGCCGAGTCGTGGCGGTTCGTCGTCGCTATTCCGGATATCGAACCGGGCCGGAGCGACGACCACGAGGACCGGAGCATCGAGCGGGTGGTCGAGCGTGCCGACCCGGCCATCGCCGACGACATTTCTCGAATCATCGCCCAGCGACTGCTCCCGGCGGTCGCCGAGGACGACTGGCACGCCTTCGGTGACGCCATCGCCGCCGTGAGCCGCCTCAATGGCGCGTGGTACGCCGACGAACAGGGTGGCGTCTATCGCCCGCCGCTCGGCGAACTCGTCGACGTGCTCGAACGCTCGCCAGCGGTCGCGGGTGCGGGTCAGTCCTCGTGGGGACCTGCCGTCTACGGACTCACCGATAGCGAGCGCGCCGACACGGCACGGGCGGCGGCCCGCGAGGCGCTCTCCACTATCGACGTCGATGGCGAAGTCTTGGTCTGTGCGCCGGACAACGAGGGTGCACGTATCGAGACGCTGGAGTAAGCGGACGCTTTTGCGTTCCGAGCACCTCCCCCAGATATGCAGTTCTGCGACGATTGCGGCTCGATGATGCACGGAGACGGCGGCGAGATGGTCTGTTCGGGCTGTGGCGCGCGCGTGCCGAAGGATGAGGAGGCGGCAGCAGCGTTCGTGAGCACCGAATCACAAGGAGATAGTGACGTCATCGAGACCAGCGAGGACGCCGCCGACGAGGGCAAGCCCACCGCCGAAGTCGAATGCGAGGAGTGTGGTACTGAGCGCGCGTGGTACACCATCAAGCAGACGGGATCGGCCGACGAACCGCCGACGCGGTTTTTCAAGTGTACCGAGTGTGGCCATCGCTGGCGCGGCTATAGCTGATTCGCGTAGCGACCGAAAGGCTTTGTCCGCTCTGTGTCCGACAGCACTCGTGGCTCACGAACGACGCATCGAGGTGCATCCGGACTGTGAGGCAGTCTGTGAGTTCGACCCCTCCCTCACCTTCGAGTGCGTCGATTCGTGCACGTGGTGCTGTCAACACGGCGTCCTGCTTTACGACCACGACCTGCTCGAACTCGCCGGGCGCGCGAACCTCAACGACGCGACCACGGACTTTCGCGGCCGGAGTTTCGTCAAGCGCGAGGAGAAAAATCGAGACGACCACACCGGAGAGGACGGCGCGGCGTGCTATTTCCTCTCGGAGGATGGATTGTGCGAACTCCACGCCGAAGAGGACTGGAAGCCCGCGCGCTGTTCGATTTTCCCGCTCGAAGTCCATCTTCTGAATGGAGAGATTCACGTCACGGTACGCGATTCGGCCGAGGAACACTGCAAGGGACTCGACGTGAGCGAGCGCCGCGTCATCGACAACCTCGACGCCTTCCTGCCCGAGGTACTCTGGAGCCTGCCGGACCCGACGACCGAGATCGAACTGTGACCAGTATCCGGCGGTCGAAGAACGGGACGGAGACGGTATGGTGATGCCACGCAACGGACCGTCCGATCCCGTCCCATTGTTTGATTATTGAGCGGGAAAGTAAACGGTCGTCCCTGATAGCCGAGGCGAACGTCATCCGAAGCAGTCACCGACGAGTCGCCTACAGCCGCGGCGCACCCGTTCCGAGGCGGCCTGGTCCGAGATATCGAGTTCCGCGGCGATGTCGCCCAGCGTCGTCTCGCGGGGAATCCCGAAATAGCCGCGCTCGTGGGCTAGTCGGAGCGCCTCACGCTGGTGGCTCGTGAGGCGCTCGCGCGACGGTCCGCGCTCGCGGTCGTTGTCGTAGAGTCGATGCAGCCGGAAATCGAGGTCGTGGTCGAGGCAGAACCCTCGGAAGGTCGCCAGCGCCTCGCGGTCGGGAAAGCGCATCCGGGCGCGCCAGCGTCCGTCGACGTAGCGCATTTCGAGCCGCGCGGCACCGAGGTCTATCCACGTATCGTAGGTCACGATCGGGGCCGTGCCGGTCAGTCGCAGGCGATAGAGCCGCCGGTCGCCCTCGCCGCTCACTCGACGAACGTCGGTCACGGTTTCGTCGTCGGCGAGCGCTCGCTCGAACGCATCGAGGTCCTCGCCGCGCGCCCAGCAGAACACGACCGGCATCGCATGCGTTTCGTACTCCCGTTCGATGTCGAGTTCGACGGTCGACACGGTCGCGAGCGCCGCCGCGAACGAGAGCCGGCTCGGGTCGAGGGTGAACTCGGCGATGACGCTCATGGCATTGAACTATGCTACCGAGTGACAAAACCTTTCCGCGCTTCACCATCGTGTGGCTGTCGAGCGGTAAACGGCTCAGGCGACCAGTAGCCACGCCAGCGCCACCGTGCCTGCGCCGACGACCGTGCTCGCCACCGCGTGGACGCGCAGGCGGTCGAGCCGCGCGTGGGCCACGCCCGAAGCGTGCTCGCCGCCAGTCTCGCACTCCGGCAGGAAGTCCATGGCGATGTGCAGGAAGATGCCGGCGGCGAAGCCGAACACGAGGGCGTTGACGGCCATCGTGCTTGACGGCGCGACCAGTCCCACGAGCAGCGCCGTGATACCGACGCCCGCAGCCGGCAGCGCGAGCACGCCGACCGACAGCCCCGCACCGCGGAGCCGACCGGCGGCGGCGTAGCCCGCGGGGGCCTTGTGCGAGACGATGCCCAACCCGAGCAACAGCCCGAGGTCCGGCAAGAGCGTGTACACCGTGCCGATGACGACCCCGGCAGTCAGCGCGTGAGCGGTGAGCTGTGCGGTCGTCGTTTCGAGCGGCAGATCGAGATGTGTGAGTCGATGGCCGATTGTGTGGCCCGCATACCCCGCGAGGATGCCGGCCGCAATGCCGAACCCGCCCAACTGGGGCTGGTAGCCGATGGCTTGCGGAACCAGGAAGACGGCGGCGCTCGTGACCATCGCGCCGCTCGCGAGACCGTCGGCCCGGACCGACCGTCGGTCCCGCTCGTGCGAGCGCAGTCCGATGGCTGCTCCGCCGACCATCGCGGCGAAGGCGACCCAGCCGACGACGAGGACCTTCCAGAGACCCGCGAGCACGCCGATTCCCGTGAGCGCGACGAACACGACCACCCCGGCGACGCCCAGCCACGGGACCCGCTCGTGTTGCCCGATGTTGACTGCTCCAGCGTTCTCCATTCTGTTAGCAATATCGACAGGGGAGTTAATAAACCCGTCGCGTGCGGGTCGGCTCCCGGCTCAGCGCGTCGCCTGCCGCCACGCACGCAGGTCGAGGACTTCCCCATCGAGATCCCCGCCGTCGAGGTCGGTCGCCGCCCAGACGAACATGCCGGCGACGTCGTCGGGGTCGCGGCCCGCACCGCCCGCGAGATCGGTCGCCACCTGTCCGAGATCGAGCGCCCCCACTGGACGGTCGAGTTCGGCGGCGAACCCGCGGACGAGCGCCTCGGCGGTCGCCTTCGAGACGGCGTACGAGCCGAAACCGGCCTGCGCTTCGCGTGCGACCTGTCCCGTGGGGACGAGCACGCGGGCGTCGGCGGCGAGATGGGGAACCGCTTCGCGCACCGTCGCGAAGACGCCGCGGGCGTTCGTCCGGAGGTGGTCGTCGAAGGCCGCGTAGCTCTCCTCGGCCAACGGCGTCTCGCCCGCCGGTCCGTGATAGACGCCCGCGTTCGCCACCACGCAGTCGATTTCTCCCACTCTCGCCGCGGCCTCACACAGCCGCTCGACGTCGTACTCGTCGCGTACGTCCGCGCGCTGGGTGGTGATCTCCCCGTCCAGTTCGTCCGCCGTCGCGGCGAGATCGTCGAGTGCGTCCGCGCTGCGCGCACAGCCGACGACGTGTGCGCCTTCCTCGGCGAAGCGGCGCGCGACCGCCCGGCCGACGCCTCGGCTCACACCCGTGACGAGCGCGGTGGTATCGTCCATGATTCGACATCGCCCGCCACGCTAATGCGCGTTGCCATCCCGTCAGGCCATCGAGCGCGTCGGTCGCTCGCCCGCACGATAGAACTGGCCGTGGAAACCGAACGGAATCGGGTGAGGGACCACCGCGCGAGCGCGCTCCGTGAA from Halococcus sediminicola encodes the following:
- a CDS encoding glycosyltransferase is translated as MSPTVAVAHYPEGAGHATRMLAVARALETRGATVTLAGGGPGARFIEHNGYDQFEPSPVDFIGDYQGGSLLRVLAHSLPNSARRVYDYVRWLRHERPDALVTDDMFAAMAAEFVDVPLFVCTHNAASYYDAVIEQGFTWLLNRHQLYAAEAFLYPSIWPPDRGDPAGVTPIPPIALDVPPERTDTGRARVLADGASVPVGTGVPETDLAADTPPVPDTEVLVVPSAYSTGFDALAERLRAAGHEATLVGDEDWECVPALLPHLRAAERVVCSGYSTIMEAAVAGTPCIVYPFTDEQHGVSRVIERTGLEGFQVEHSVSHVVRAVGQRLEDPTYENGAGRAAATVLAGIE
- a CDS encoding beta-ribofuranosylaminobenzene 5'-phosphate synthase family protein, giving the protein MARVQVTAGARVHFGFGNLSLARERLYGGLGVSLREPWVRVEAAPADELRCEDPQGSEYAARALDLLDLPGISLTIHERLPAHVGLGSGTQLALATLAAVARAHERESRVRERAPQLGRGGRSGIGCATFENGGFVVDAGHPAERFTTQPPAAGEWRVPQPVARHALAESWRFVVAIPDIEPGRSDDHEDRSIERVVERADPAIADDISRIIAQRLLPAVAEDDWHAFGDAIAAVSRLNGAWYADEQGGVYRPPLGELVDVLERSPAVAGAGQSSWGPAVYGLTDSERADTARAAAREALSTIDVDGEVLVCAPDNEGARIETLE
- a CDS encoding helix-turn-helix domain-containing protein gives rise to the protein MSVIAEFTLDPSRLSFAAALATVSTVELDIEREYETHAMPVVFCWARGEDLDAFERALADDETVTDVRRVSGEGDRRLYRLRLTGTAPIVTYDTWIDLGAARLEMRYVDGRWRARMRFPDREALATFRGFCLDHDLDFRLHRLYDNDRERGPSRERLTSHQREALRLAHERGYFGIPRETTLGDIAAELDISDQAASERVRRGCRRLVGDCFG
- a CDS encoding ZIP family metal transporter encodes the protein MENAGAVNIGQHERVPWLGVAGVVVFVALTGIGVLAGLWKVLVVGWVAFAAMVGGAAIGLRSHERDRRSVRADGLASGAMVTSAAVFLVPQAIGYQPQLGGFGIAAGILAGYAGHTIGHRLTHLDLPLETTTAQLTAHALTAGVVIGTVYTLLPDLGLLLGLGIVSHKAPAGYAAAGRLRGAGLSVGVLALPAAGVGITALLVGLVAPSSTMAVNALVFGFAAGIFLHIAMDFLPECETGGEHASGVAHARLDRLRVHAVASTVVGAGTVALAWLLVA
- a CDS encoding mechanosensitive ion channel family protein, which codes for MRSPPLQQGIPTSPQGFVSQYGETLISVATTAVLFLVAFVLIYLVGRFVLVRLVKGALDARGYDPKVVNLGGTVARGLALFAAVSLAATIAGFGTVLAAFATLLGALSLAVGFAAQDLLANFAAGVFILKDDPFGIGDWIEWPSGDGTKSGVVQDIGLRVTKLKTFDNELITVPNSELADNAVTNPVADDELRIPFTFGIGYEDDIEQAKEIIVQEAATVDGLKGEPEPDVILTELADSYVGLTARAYIADPDRGKYVHALSAWVQAVKERFDAEGIDMPYPYTELIGGIDVSQPDDAQQARADD
- the ilvD gene encoding dihydroxy-acid dehydratase, whose product is MSQQRQREDGEAAKRLRSREVTDGPERAPHRAMFRAMGFDDADLDSPMVGVANPAADITPCNVHLDHVAESTIDGIEEAGGMPIEFGTITISDAISMGTEGMKASLISREVIADSVELVSFGERMDALVTLAGCDKNLPGMMMAAIRTDLPTVFCYGGSILPGEHEGRDVTVQDVFEGVGTYAQGEMSRDELDDLERNACPGAGSCGGMFTANTMASISEAIGLAPLGSASPLAESDEREAVAREAGEVVLDAIEADRKPSDILTRASFENAIALQVALGGSTNGVLHLLAMAAEAGIDLDIDTFDEISQRTPKIANLQPGGTRVMEDLHEIGGVPVVIRRLVEGGYMDGDAMTVTGRTIAEELDELDLPADEEIDADFLRPVSDPFDEEGAIRILKGNLAPEGAVLKVTSDDELRQEGTVRVFEGEEDAMEYVQEGHVKSGDVVCIRNEGPRGGPGMREMLGVTSAVAGQGHADDVALLTDGRFSGATRGFSIGHIAPEAAADGPIAALEDGDTVSIDVSERRLDVDLTDEEIESRLAERDRPEPNYTSGVLAKYGESFGSAANGAVTNPGVKRE
- a CDS encoding transcription factor S, which produces MQFCDDCGSMMHGDGGEMVCSGCGARVPKDEEAAAAFVSTESQGDSDVIETSEDAADEGKPTAEVECEECGTERAWYTIKQTGSADEPPTRFFKCTECGHRWRGYS
- a CDS encoding SDR family NAD(P)-dependent oxidoreductase, with amino-acid sequence MDDTTALVTGVSRGVGRAVARRFAEEGAHVVGCARSADALDDLAATADELDGEITTQRADVRDEYDVERLCEAAARVGEIDCVVANAGVYHGPAGETPLAEESYAAFDDHLRTNARGVFATVREAVPHLAADARVLVPTGQVAREAQAGFGSYAVSKATAEALVRGFAAELDRPVGALDLGQVATDLAGGAGRDPDDVAGMFVWAATDLDGGDLDGEVLDLRAWRQATR